The genome window TCTGCCTGAAGCACCTTTTCACGTCTTTCGCGCTCAGCGCGCATCTGCTTTTCCATGGCGTCCTGTATATCACGCGGAGGTATTATATTTTTCAACTCAACACGGTTTATCTTTATACCCCATGGATCAGTGGCTTCATCGAGTATACTGCGCATCTTTACATTTATTATGTCGCGCGACGTAAGTGTGCTGTCCAATTCCAATTCACCTATTATGTTTCTTAAAGTAGTTGCAGTCAGGTTTTCAATTGCAAGCAACGGCTTTTCAACACCGTATGTGTAAAGCTTTGGGTCGGATATCTGATAATAAACAACTGTATCAATCTGCATATGAACATTGTCTTTGGTAATGACAGGCTGGGGCGGAAAATCCACAACCTGCTCTTTGAGAGAAATTCTTTTTGCAACTCTTTCCAGAAACGGAATTTGAAAATGAAGTCCGGTATCCCACGTCATTTTATATGCGCCCAATCTCTCAAGCACAAATGCTGTTGCTTGCGGGACAATTTTAATGCAAGAAATAAGTATGACAATAACAATAGCAGAAATGAGTATGATCAACGCTTCCATGAATATATACCTCGCTTTTAAATTATTGTATGTATTCGCAAATGAGCTTTACACCTTCGATTTTTCTTACAACTACCTT of Oscillospiraceae bacterium contains these proteins:
- a CDS encoding SPFH/Band 7/PHB domain protein, encoding MEALIILISAIVIVILISCIKIVPQATAFVLERLGAYKMTWDTGLHFQIPFLERVAKRISLKEQVVDFPPQPVITKDNVHMQIDTVVYYQISDPKLYTYGVEKPLLAIENLTATTLRNIIGELELDSTLTSRDIINVKMRSILDEATDPWGIKINRVELKNIIPPRDIQDAMEKQMRAERERREKVLQAEGEKRASVLVSEGLKESKILEAEAEKQAAILRAEAVKEARIREAEGEAEAILQVQKAIADGIRLINEAAPGKEALMLKSFEALEKVADGKATKLIIPSELQNVANIASVFKEVIGDNKNDK